The sequence ATCGCAGCTACTGCTGTAATGCGAGTTCGCCCTGGTTTACCAGAGTAAGCCAGACTCATATCATCAAGCGTTTTATAGGCCTGTGGGTTATTGAGTTGATAGGGTCTACCAAAATGGGGGCGGAGGGTAAAAGCGCGGCGACCTAAAAAATATTCATCTGCTTTGGCAGTAAGCGATGCAGCGCTACCCATTATCAGAGTCGCATCGCGCTCGCGGGTCAGGGGTTCACGAAGGGGGCCTGCTGGTAATAAAAATCCATTGCCCTCACCACGTTGATCACGGACCACAAACTCTACATCGCGACCGCCTTCACGCGCTGGCCAGCGGACTAAACCCGAGTGCTGTAAGCCATCATCGCTAATGATCACATTCACTTCGGGGTATGCGTGTAATAAAGCGGCAATACTTTGCTTGCGCTTGGGATACACATAAAGCGGAAATTGATTATTGGTGCGTTTAGCAATTAAGACGGGTTCATCGCCCACCAGTGTGGGGTCTGAATCACTGGTCACTAGCATTGGCGCAGTTTGCGTATCGGCGCCATAGCCGCGACTAATGATTCCAGGATGCCAGCCAAGCTCAGACAAGCGCTCGGCGAGTGAGATTACGATCGGGGTTTTGCCGGTGCCACCCACCCGAATATTGCCCACGATGATGATCGGTACGCGCGCAGTCTTTTTACCAGTCAGATCAAATTCATTTAGGAGTTTGCGTAGACGCAGTAATTGCCCAAACAAAAAAGAGAGAGGCCAGAGTAAAAGACTGGTAGGGCCACGACGCTCCCAGAAGGCTGGAGCCTTGCTAAACATTTTGGGCATGCGCTTTTGCGTTCGCTCTTGAATTATTTCTTGGTTTGAGTGCTAAAGACAATATTCGAGAGATTAGCATCTCTTGCAGCTTCTAGGGCGCTCATGACGGCTTGATGCGGCGCTCTGGCATCAGCATCAATAGA comes from Polynucleobacter paneuropaeus and encodes:
- the lpxK gene encoding tetraacyldisaccharide 4'-kinase, which codes for MPKMFSKAPAFWERRGPTSLLLWPLSFLFGQLLRLRKLLNEFDLTGKKTARVPIIIVGNIRVGGTGKTPIVISLAERLSELGWHPGIISRGYGADTQTAPMLVTSDSDPTLVGDEPVLIAKRTNNQFPLYVYPKRKQSIAALLHAYPEVNVIISDDGLQHSGLVRWPAREGGRDVEFVVRDQRGEGNGFLLPAGPLREPLTRERDATLIMGSAASLTAKADEYFLGRRAFTLRPHFGRPYQLNNPQAYKTLDDMSLAYSGKPGRTRITAVAAIGNPKRFFSDLEKHGLKIKGIGLPDHSSFTPEFFQKIDADCILITEKDAVKCKDINDARIWVIPMHLNIPEDLLEWLQTILHRPDPNRYTL